The following proteins are co-located in the Phragmites australis chromosome 10, lpPhrAust1.1, whole genome shotgun sequence genome:
- the LOC133883592 gene encoding subtilisin-like serine-protease S isoform X1 encodes MASSPGSAMFFLLFSLVLLGELCCCSCSQVFVVYMGKGLQGDSGSHRDILRLHHQMLTDVHDGSLEKAQASHVYTYSRGFQGFAAKLSKEQAMKLAEMPGVVSVFPNTKRNLHTTHSWDFMGLSTNAEAGVPGLYTKNQENVIVGFIDTGIWPESPSFSDHGMPPVPKRWRGQCQRGEANSPSNFTCNRKIIGGRYYLNGFQTEEGGSSTSAVKFISPRDSSGHGSHTASIAAGRFVRNMNFGGLGTGGGRGGAPMARIAVYKACWDSGCYDVDILAAFDDAISDGVNIISVSLGPDYPQGDYFSDAISIGSFHAMSNGILVVSSAGNAGRQGSATNLAPWMLTVAAGTTDRSFVSYIRLANGTFVMGESLSTYHMNTSIRTISASTANAGYFTPYQSSFCLDSSLNRTKARGKILICRHTESSSASHVSTSMVVKKAGAAGMILIDEMGDHVANHFALPATAVGKAMGDKILSYTKSTRHASTMILPAKTFLGSRDAPRVAAFSSRGPSSLTPEILKPDVAAPGLNILAAWSPAKNDMHFNILSGTSMACPHVTGIAALVKSVYPSWSPSAIKSAIMTTATVLDNKRKPMTTDPDGRTATPFDFGSGFMDPVKALNPGIIFDAQPEDYKTFLCAIGYDDHSLHLITGYNSTCTDRAPSSATALNYPSITIPYLKKSYSVIRTMTNVGNPRGAYRAVVSAPRGINVTVTPEVLVFEKYGEKKTFTVSFHVDVPPPGYVFGNFTWHGRHARLMMQLAVKVQTDDKGLI; translated from the exons ATGGCTTCTTCTCCGGGCAGTGCCatgttcttcctcttgttctcACTGGTGCTGCTAGGGGAGCTCTGCTGCTGTTCTTGCTCTCAG GTGTTTGTGGTTTACATGGGCAAGGGATTGCAGGGAGACAGTGGTAGTCATCGTGACATTTTGAGGCTTCACCACCAGATGCTGACTGATGTTCATGATGGAAG CTTGGAGAAGGCACAGGCATCACATGTCTACACCTACAGCAGAGGTTTCCAAGGATTTGCTGCGAAACTGAGCAAAGAGCAAGCCATGAAACTAGCCG AGATGCCCGGTGTTGTCTCGGTGTTCCCAAACACAAAGAGGAACCTCCACACCACCCATTCGTGGGATTTCATGGGCTTGTCCACCAATGCAGAGGCTGGGGTCCCTGGATTGTACACCAAGAACCAGGAGAATGTTATTGTTGGATTTATTGACACAG GAATTTGGCCAGAGTCCCCTAGTTTCAGTGACCATGGGATGCCTCCAGTTCCTAAAAGATGGAGAGGGCAATGCCAGAGAGGAGAAGCAAATTCACCATCAAATTTCACCTGTAACAG GAAGATAATAGGAGGTAGGTATTACCTAAATGGATTCCAAACAGAAGAGGGTGGTTCAAGTACAAGCGCTGTCAAGTTCATATCTCCAAGAGACAGCTCGGGGCACGGCAGCCACACAGCCTCAATAGCAGCTGGAAGATTTGTCAGAAACATGAATTTCGGAGGTCTAGGCACTggaggaggtcgaggaggagCTCCCATGGCAAGGATTGCAGTCTACAAGGCCTGCTGGGATTCAGGCTGTTACGATGTTGACATTCTTGCAGCATTTGATGATGCCATCAGCGATGGCGTCAACATTATATCTGTGTCTCTAGGCCCAGACTATCCTCAGGGAGACTATTTCAGTGATGCCATATCCATTGGCTCGTTCCATGCCATGAGCAATGGAATACTGGTTGTTTCTTCTGCAGGGAATGCTGGGAGACAGGGCTCAGCAACTAACCTTGCACCATGGATGCTGACAGTTGCCGCAGGAACAACTGATAGATCCTTTGTCTCCTATATCAGGCTGGCAAATGGTACCTTCGTAATG GGTGAGAGCTTGAGTACATACCACATGAACACTTCCATTAGAACTATTTCAGCTTCAACGGCAAATGCAGGCTATTTCACCCCCTATCAATCCAG CTTTTGTCTGGACAGCTCTTTAAATAGGACAAAGGCCAGGGGAAAGATTCTTATTTGTCGCCATACTGAAAGCTCCTCCGCATCACATGTATCAACGAGTATGGTCGTAAAAAAAGCTGGTGCAGCTGGGATGATTCTCATCGATGAGATGGGGGATCATGTTGCTAATCACTTTGCTCTTCCTGCTACTGCTGTTGGGAAAGCAATGGGCGACAAAATTCTTTCTTACACCAAGAGTACAAG GCATGCCAGTACAATGATCTTGCCAGCGAAGACGTTCTTAGGGTCCCGAGATGCCCCCCGTGTAGCCGCATTCTCTTCAAGAGGTCCAAGTTCATTGACACCAGAGATTCTGAAG CCGGATGTCGCTGCTCCTGGGCTGAACATCTTGGCGGCATGGTCTCCTGCTAAGAATGACATGCACTTCAACATCCTATCTGGAACTTCCATGGCGTGTCCCCATGTTACTGGAATAGCAGCTCTCGTCAAAAGTGTATATCCATCATGGTCTCCTTCAGCAATCAAATCAGCAATCATGACAACAG CAACTGTACTGgataacaaaagaaaacccaTGACCACGGACCCTGATGGGAGGACTGCAACCCCATTTGACTTCGGCTCGGGTTTTATGGATCCCGTCAAAGCTCTCAACCCAGGGATCATCTTTGACGCACAGCCTGAAGATTACAAGACATTTTTATGTGCTATAGGCTACGATGATCACTCCTTGCATCTAATTACTGGATACAACAGTACCTGTACCGACAGAGCTCCCTCTTCTGCTACTGCTTTGAACTACCCATCGATCACCATACCATACCTGAAGAAAAGCTATTCGGTCATTCGAACTATGACGAATGTGGGTAATCCGAGAGGCGCTTACCGTGCTGTGGTGTCTGCTCCTCGAGGCATCAACGTGACAGTAACACCAGAAGTTCTGGTCTTCGAGAAATACGGCGAAAAGAAGACTTTCACAGTTAGCTTCCATGTGGATGTGCCTCCTCCAGGTTACGTTTTCGGTAATTTCACATGGCATGGAAGACACGCTCGCCTGATGATGCAATTGGCAGTGAAAGTCCAAACTGATGACAAAGGCCTGATTTAA
- the LOC133883592 gene encoding subtilisin-like serine-protease S isoform X2 — MRFLLNVYSCKYRIIAGIWPESPSFSDHGMPPVPKRWRGQCQRGEANSPSNFTCNRKIIGGRYYLNGFQTEEGGSSTSAVKFISPRDSSGHGSHTASIAAGRFVRNMNFGGLGTGGGRGGAPMARIAVYKACWDSGCYDVDILAAFDDAISDGVNIISVSLGPDYPQGDYFSDAISIGSFHAMSNGILVVSSAGNAGRQGSATNLAPWMLTVAAGTTDRSFVSYIRLANGTFVMGESLSTYHMNTSIRTISASTANAGYFTPYQSSFCLDSSLNRTKARGKILICRHTESSSASHVSTSMVVKKAGAAGMILIDEMGDHVANHFALPATAVGKAMGDKILSYTKSTRHASTMILPAKTFLGSRDAPRVAAFSSRGPSSLTPEILKPDVAAPGLNILAAWSPAKNDMHFNILSGTSMACPHVTGIAALVKSVYPSWSPSAIKSAIMTTATVLDNKRKPMTTDPDGRTATPFDFGSGFMDPVKALNPGIIFDAQPEDYKTFLCAIGYDDHSLHLITGYNSTCTDRAPSSATALNYPSITIPYLKKSYSVIRTMTNVGNPRGAYRAVVSAPRGINVTVTPEVLVFEKYGEKKTFTVSFHVDVPPPGYVFGNFTWHGRHARLMMQLAVKVQTDDKGLI, encoded by the exons ATGAGGTTTTTGCTAAACGTTTACTCATGTAAGTATCGTATCATTGCAGGAATTTGGCCAGAGTCCCCTAGTTTCAGTGACCATGGGATGCCTCCAGTTCCTAAAAGATGGAGAGGGCAATGCCAGAGAGGAGAAGCAAATTCACCATCAAATTTCACCTGTAACAG GAAGATAATAGGAGGTAGGTATTACCTAAATGGATTCCAAACAGAAGAGGGTGGTTCAAGTACAAGCGCTGTCAAGTTCATATCTCCAAGAGACAGCTCGGGGCACGGCAGCCACACAGCCTCAATAGCAGCTGGAAGATTTGTCAGAAACATGAATTTCGGAGGTCTAGGCACTggaggaggtcgaggaggagCTCCCATGGCAAGGATTGCAGTCTACAAGGCCTGCTGGGATTCAGGCTGTTACGATGTTGACATTCTTGCAGCATTTGATGATGCCATCAGCGATGGCGTCAACATTATATCTGTGTCTCTAGGCCCAGACTATCCTCAGGGAGACTATTTCAGTGATGCCATATCCATTGGCTCGTTCCATGCCATGAGCAATGGAATACTGGTTGTTTCTTCTGCAGGGAATGCTGGGAGACAGGGCTCAGCAACTAACCTTGCACCATGGATGCTGACAGTTGCCGCAGGAACAACTGATAGATCCTTTGTCTCCTATATCAGGCTGGCAAATGGTACCTTCGTAATG GGTGAGAGCTTGAGTACATACCACATGAACACTTCCATTAGAACTATTTCAGCTTCAACGGCAAATGCAGGCTATTTCACCCCCTATCAATCCAG CTTTTGTCTGGACAGCTCTTTAAATAGGACAAAGGCCAGGGGAAAGATTCTTATTTGTCGCCATACTGAAAGCTCCTCCGCATCACATGTATCAACGAGTATGGTCGTAAAAAAAGCTGGTGCAGCTGGGATGATTCTCATCGATGAGATGGGGGATCATGTTGCTAATCACTTTGCTCTTCCTGCTACTGCTGTTGGGAAAGCAATGGGCGACAAAATTCTTTCTTACACCAAGAGTACAAG GCATGCCAGTACAATGATCTTGCCAGCGAAGACGTTCTTAGGGTCCCGAGATGCCCCCCGTGTAGCCGCATTCTCTTCAAGAGGTCCAAGTTCATTGACACCAGAGATTCTGAAG CCGGATGTCGCTGCTCCTGGGCTGAACATCTTGGCGGCATGGTCTCCTGCTAAGAATGACATGCACTTCAACATCCTATCTGGAACTTCCATGGCGTGTCCCCATGTTACTGGAATAGCAGCTCTCGTCAAAAGTGTATATCCATCATGGTCTCCTTCAGCAATCAAATCAGCAATCATGACAACAG CAACTGTACTGgataacaaaagaaaacccaTGACCACGGACCCTGATGGGAGGACTGCAACCCCATTTGACTTCGGCTCGGGTTTTATGGATCCCGTCAAAGCTCTCAACCCAGGGATCATCTTTGACGCACAGCCTGAAGATTACAAGACATTTTTATGTGCTATAGGCTACGATGATCACTCCTTGCATCTAATTACTGGATACAACAGTACCTGTACCGACAGAGCTCCCTCTTCTGCTACTGCTTTGAACTACCCATCGATCACCATACCATACCTGAAGAAAAGCTATTCGGTCATTCGAACTATGACGAATGTGGGTAATCCGAGAGGCGCTTACCGTGCTGTGGTGTCTGCTCCTCGAGGCATCAACGTGACAGTAACACCAGAAGTTCTGGTCTTCGAGAAATACGGCGAAAAGAAGACTTTCACAGTTAGCTTCCATGTGGATGTGCCTCCTCCAGGTTACGTTTTCGGTAATTTCACATGGCATGGAAGACACGCTCGCCTGATGATGCAATTGGCAGTGAAAGTCCAAACTGATGACAAAGGCCTGATTTAA